The Verrucomicrobiia bacterium DNA window CCGTCCTCAATCTGGCAGATCCCAGCGGGCTCTTCAAAAAACGCGAGGCCTGACCGTCAGTCGCCGGTTCAGACGTCAATGATTGGACCAGCCGGTCCGGCTGGCTTCGACGGGGCGGCCGGTGGCTCCGGAACCGTGGCCGATGCCCGGTGGCGTCGCAGCAGAATCACCGCTCCCACACAGCCTGTCCACGTCGGCACCATGTCCACGACGGGAAACATTTCCACGATGAAGGTCGGCAGCAGGAGGGGATGAAACCCCAGGAGGACGCTGATGAGCAGCATCGCAATGACATCGCCCGCTTCATCAACAAACGCCCATCCCAAAGGCCCCAGGCCGATCTGAACTGCATCCGTCAACGCCGCGATGGCGAGGGCCACCACAATGCGGCCCCGGCTGAGCGGTTTGGGGCGAAAAGGGTTCGGCATGACGTTGATACAATCCCGCAAAACCAGATTCTTGCAATGCGGAAACAAGGCTCCCGCCAGCTCATGCCGGACGAATCCTCAAGCAAGGAACCACAAGACATCCAGCGGGTGTCGCCGGGTTGAAACCAGCTCAGAGACGGGAGCGGAGGAAGGGAAGAGCGCGCACGCCGGCGCGCTCTTCAGGCTTTTTTAGCCTTCTGCACGTCGTCGGGGCCGGGCTTCTTGCGGTCCACCAGCCACCAGACGATTGCCGCGGGCGTCATGCACAGGGCCAGGCCGATCGGCACGCAAAGGATGCTCCAAAACTTGTCCATAACAGGCGGGCAGTTTGCGAGAGCAGGCCGTGATGTAAAGCGGATTTCGTGTGCCAAAGGGTTTCGTTGAAAAAGGTGGGCGCGGGATTAGGATGGTGTGGCACCGCTGCGGAACGGCGGATCGGTGGGGGCAAACGGCGCATGAATCTGACAATCTTTGGCAAACCCGCATCGCCTCGGATGCGGAAAGGAATCAAATGGACGGCGGGCTTGGGGCTCGCCTACACCCTGCTGGGGTTTTTAATTCTTCCCCCGATCATTCGCGCCGTGGCGGTCCGGCAGCTCGGCCAACAACTGCACCGCGAGGTGTCCATCGCCGCCGTGCGGCTGAATCCTTACGCGCTGTCGGTGACCGTGCGCGGCTTGCGGGTGAAGGATCGTGACGCCGCGACCTTGCTTTCGTGGGACCAGGTTTACGTCAACCTGCAACTGGCCTCGTTTCTCGGACATCCCTGGGTCTTCCGCGAGGTTTCGGTGAGCAACCCCTACGTCCGGGTCCAGGTGAACAAGGATTACTCGCTGAACTTCTCGGACATTCTGCAGGCGCACGCGGGGACGAACGCGGCGGCCAAACCCAGCGAACCGGCGCCGCCACTGGCCGTGGACATCCGTCAACTGCACGTGGAAGGCGCCAGACTGGAGTTCACCGATCTCACGCCGAAGCAGCCGTTTCATCGCGTGGTGGGACCGGTGAAGATTGCGCTCACCGATTTCCGCACCGACCCCAACAGCCGCAATCCGCACCTGTTCAGCGGCTCGACCGACTCGGGGGAAACGTTTTCGTGGGGCGGCAATTTTTCGCTCGATCCGATCAAGGCCTCCGGCGAGCTCGCTGTGGACAATGTGTCGCTGAACAAGTTCGCGCCGCTTTACGAGGATTTTGTGCGATTTGAAATCCGCGACGGCGTGGCCGGATTCCACGTGAACTACAACTTTGAAATGAGCGCGACGGCCACGAACGCGGCCGTTTCCAACCTGACGGCCACCTTGCGTTCGTTCCGGCTGGGCGAACCGGGGCAGACCAATGACCTGCTGGACCTGCCCGAGTTTTCGGTGTCCGATGTCGCGGGCGACCTGCTCGCGCGCCGGCTCACGGTGGGGGCGGTGGCCGTGCGCGGGGCGACGTTCAATCTGCGGCGCGCAACCAACGCGAATTTCAACGTGGTTGAGATGGCGCAGTTGAACACCGCCGAATCCGCCCCGGGCGGGATTCTCCTGCTGCTCCAGTCCGCCACCAACCTGTTCTCCCGTTTGCTGACCAGCACCAACCTCGGCACTGCCACGGTCCGCGATGTCGCGGTGCGGGATTGCGCGGTGAATTTCGAGGATGATTCCCTCACGCCGGCGGTGCGAGTGGGCGTGGACAAGATCGATGTCACGGCGCGCAACCTGTCCAATCGCCCGGACACCAACATGACCACGGACGTTTCGCTGCGCTGGAACACCAATGGTCTCATCACAACCAAGCTCAACGCCACGCTTGATCCGCTCGTGGCGGACCTCGATGTGCGGGCGCAGCAGGTTGAACTGGCGCCGCTCAGCCCTTATTTGCAGCCGTTCGTGAATGTTTACGTGCTGGGCAGCAAGGTGGGGATGGACGGCCGGATCCGCGTGCAGGCCAATCCCGGCGCGATTCCAACCGTGACCTTTGCGGGCAACGGCGCGCTCGACGATTTGAATGTTTTGGGCAAAGGCAGCGAGGATTTGCTCAAATGGGGCGCGCTGCACTTTGATGGCGTGAACGCCAGTCTCAATCCTCCCACCGTCACCGTTTCCAACGTCACCTTGAGCAACGTGGCGGCCCGGTTGGTGATGGAAACCAACCGCACGCTGAATGTCATGGCCATCCTGCCCGCGGCGGCGACGAACGCGACAGCGGCCGCGACTGAAACTCCGCCGGCTGCTTCACCCGGTGCGGCTGTGGGAGGTGGCGAAATCAAACGCGTCTTCGGCCAGATCAAAACGCTGCTGGGCATGGATACCAACACCTTTGCGGCGCTGGACTTGCCCAAGGTGGCCGTGGGCACCGTTCAGGTTGAGAACGGCGAAATCCAGTTCCTCGACCGGTCGGTTACGCCGCCTGCCCGGGCTTCGTTGCAAAAGATTCACGCCGCGATTCACCAACTCTCCACCGACGAAATGCGGCCCGCGCAGATTGAAGTGCAGACGCTGGTGGGCGGCACGGGACCGGTGGAGGTCACCGCCCGGCTCAATCCCTTGCACGCGAAGGAGGCCACCGAAGCGAAAATTTCCGCCAAAAACGTGCAGTTGCTGCCTGTGGATCCTTACGTGGGCAAATATCTCGGCTACCGGCTGAACCGCGGAAAGCTCGACGTGGATCTGCAATACCAAATCACCAAGAGCGCCGTGAAGGGCCGCAACCTCGTCGTCCTCGACCAGCTCACGCTGGGCAACAAGGTGGCCAGTCCGGACGCCACCAGCCTGCCGGTCAAGCTCGCCATCGCGTTGCTCAAGGATCGCTCCGGCAAGATTGAAATCGACGTGCCGGTGGAGGGCAATCTCGACGATCCCAAGTTCCGTCTTGGCCCGGTCATCTGGCACGTCATTGGCAACGTATTCGTCAAGGCCGTGACGTCGCCGTTCGCGCTCCTCGGCAGCCTCGTCGGCGGCGGGGGCGGCGAGGACATGCAGTTCCAGGAGTTTGCTCCAGGCTCCGCGCAGCTCGACACCGTGGCGCAACAAAAACTGGCCACGCTGGCGAAGGCCTTGGAAGCCCGGCCCGAACTGCAGCTCGAAATTGCCGGCAATGTGAATCCCGAACTGGACGGCTGGGCCTTGCGCCGGGCCAAGCTGGAGGCGCAACTTCGGACGGCCCGCTGGAATTCGCTGCGCGCTTCGGCCCGCGAAAATTTGAAACCCGAAGCGATCGTCATTGCCCCTGAAGTCCGGCTGGACCTCGTGCAGGCGGCCTACCGTGACCTCGTCAAAACCAATCCGCAACTGGCCGTGGTAACCGTTCCTGCCGGGGTGCAGGCGGCTGAAGCCAAGCCTGGTGCGGGCGCGGCCGTCCGCCCCTCAACCGACGTCACGAAAGGCGCCAGCCAGTTGCTCAAGCGTGATGCTGCGGTGCCCAGCGCGCCGGAGCAGAGCACATCAAAATCACTCCCGAGTGCAGCCGCTGCGGCGGGCGGGGCACCGACGCCCGAGCAAATGGAGAACAGTTTGACCGCTGCGTCGCCGGTATCGGATGCGGATTATGCGGCCCTGGCCGCTGCGCGGGCTCAGGCCGTCCAGCAGCAGTTGGTGCAGATCCTGAAGATTGCCCCGGACCGGATTACGCTGGGACAGACGGAGGCTGGCACCTACGGCACCAACGGCAACCGCGTCGTTCTTCAGTTGGAATGAGCCCGCCTACGGTTGGGTGGACGTATCCAGCTTCGGCCGTTCGGCCCGCACCAGCGGGCGCACCTTGGCCAGCGTTTTCGGGCCAATTCCTGGCACGGTCGCGAGATCATCGACGGATGCATAAGGACGGTGCGCAACAATGCGCTCCGCCAGCTTCCGGCCCACGCCGGGCAACGCGACGAGCTCCTCCAAGGTTGCCGAGTTGAGCTCAACGCTTGCCGTCGCCGCTGGCGCCGCATCCGTTGCCAGGGCAGGCGTCGTCTTGGTTGGCGCGGCCGGATGGCCGTCTTCGACGCGCGGGAACTGGCGTTCGTCCCAGACTCCCAGCTGCTTTTCGCGGGCCGTCAGTTCCAGATGCTTGAGCTGGTTGACGAACGTGGTGGAGCGTGGC harbors:
- a CDS encoding DUF748 domain-containing protein gives rise to the protein MNLTIFGKPASPRMRKGIKWTAGLGLAYTLLGFLILPPIIRAVAVRQLGQQLHREVSIAAVRLNPYALSVTVRGLRVKDRDAATLLSWDQVYVNLQLASFLGHPWVFREVSVSNPYVRVQVNKDYSLNFSDILQAHAGTNAAAKPSEPAPPLAVDIRQLHVEGARLEFTDLTPKQPFHRVVGPVKIALTDFRTDPNSRNPHLFSGSTDSGETFSWGGNFSLDPIKASGELAVDNVSLNKFAPLYEDFVRFEIRDGVAGFHVNYNFEMSATATNAAVSNLTATLRSFRLGEPGQTNDLLDLPEFSVSDVAGDLLARRLTVGAVAVRGATFNLRRATNANFNVVEMAQLNTAESAPGGILLLLQSATNLFSRLLTSTNLGTATVRDVAVRDCAVNFEDDSLTPAVRVGVDKIDVTARNLSNRPDTNMTTDVSLRWNTNGLITTKLNATLDPLVADLDVRAQQVELAPLSPYLQPFVNVYVLGSKVGMDGRIRVQANPGAIPTVTFAGNGALDDLNVLGKGSEDLLKWGALHFDGVNASLNPPTVTVSNVTLSNVAARLVMETNRTLNVMAILPAAATNATAAATETPPAASPGAAVGGGEIKRVFGQIKTLLGMDTNTFAALDLPKVAVGTVQVENGEIQFLDRSVTPPARASLQKIHAAIHQLSTDEMRPAQIEVQTLVGGTGPVEVTARLNPLHAKEATEAKISAKNVQLLPVDPYVGKYLGYRLNRGKLDVDLQYQITKSAVKGRNLVVLDQLTLGNKVASPDATSLPVKLAIALLKDRSGKIEIDVPVEGNLDDPKFRLGPVIWHVIGNVFVKAVTSPFALLGSLVGGGGGEDMQFQEFAPGSAQLDTVAQQKLATLAKALEARPELQLEIAGNVNPELDGWALRRAKLEAQLRTARWNSLRASARENLKPEAIVIAPEVRLDLVQAAYRDLVKTNPQLAVVTVPAGVQAAEAKPGAGAAVRPSTDVTKGASQLLKRDAAVPSAPEQSTSKSLPSAAAAAGGAPTPEQMENSLTAASPVSDADYAALAAARAQAVQQQLVQILKIAPDRITLGQTEAGTYGTNGNRVVLQLE